A window of Atribacterota bacterium genomic DNA:
TCTTCCTCGCAACTCCAAAAAACCGGGGAAAACTTCTTAAGGAAATCGAGAAGAAACAATTCCTCCTTATCTCTGATACCCAGCAAAAAGACAAAAGGAACACCAGTGCGCGTAAAAGTAGAAGCCAAGAAATAAAGCGGAACAATACCCCTTCCTCCAGCTACCAGAATCCCAAAGGAAGGGGATAAGGAAAATCCCTTACCCAGGGGACCCAACACATCGAGTTCTTCCCCAAGATTTCTTTGAGCCAATATTTTCGTTCCCCGTCCGGTAATCTCAAACAGAAGGGTAAATGTATCCCCGCTCACTTCCATAATCCCTAAGGGACGTCGTAAAAAGGGATCAAAGCTCTCACTGACCTTCACCATTACGAACTGACCAGGATACGCGGAATAAATCCTCTCGTCTCCGGTAAGCGTAAGCATACAGAACTTCTCGCTCAAGAATCGTTTGCTCTGAATCGTCGCTTTCATCGCTCCATAAACTCCCGAAACTTCCGCTGATAGAATTGCGCCCGCTTTTTTCCTTCGGCAACAAAATTGAAACCTTCTGGATCCTGTCTCTCTCGAAAGGCAAAGAGGATATCTCGAGAGACGTTCACAAGGGCTCCCCTTCCATCGCGGCCAAAAGCAAAGGGAAGGGATTCAAGATCGCCTTTTTGGGTTCCAATCCCAGGAATCAGAAATAGTAAACCGGGAAAGCGCTCCCGCAAGAACCGCACATCTTCAGGATACGTCGCTCCGACCACAATCCCCATTGAACTCCGTCCACTTCTCCCTATAGAATCTCGTCCCAGTTCCCAGACAAGGCTCGCTACCTTCACAAAAATTTTTTCTTCCTTCCCCTCATCTTGCAGGAAAGCCGCCGAAGGATTCGAAGTGCGAACCAACACAAAAATACCCTTGCCGCTTTTCTCCGCTTCCTGCACAAAGGGCCGTAATCCATCCTCACCAAGATATGGATTCACCGTCAAGGCATCAATACCCCAGAAAGAAGGAAAAACATCTTGTCCTACCTGAATAGTCGATAAGTATCCCTGAGCATAGGTTTCGGCACTGCTGGCAATATCATTCCGCTTCCCATCCAGAATCACAATAAAATCGCTACTTTTGGCCTTTTCGATGGTCTCCTTGAGAACCATCATCCCGGATACTCCCAAGGCTTCATAGAAAGCCATCTGAATTTTTACAAAACCAACTTCTCCGGCCAACGCTTCAAGAAATGCCAGATTAAAATCTTTCACACACAGAGAAAGTGTTTCCAAACTCTTTTCCTCTTGAAACCACTTTTTCAAA
This region includes:
- a CDS encoding dihydroorotate dehydrogenase electron transfer subunit; amino-acid sequence: MKATIQSKRFLSEKFCMLTLTGDERIYSAYPGQFVMVKVSESFDPFLRRPLGIMEVSGDTFTLLFEITGRGTKILAQRNLGEELDVLGPLGKGFSLSPSFGILVAGGRGIVPLYFLASTFTRTGVPFVFLLGIRDKEELFLLDFLKKFSPVFWSCEEEVPGGFCGDVVTLLERHLTSVSLPDGTRVYSCGPEGMVRALCKAEGLRNIPVEVSLESLMGCGFGVCLSCGVEKMDGEGYYHICKDGPVFLLSEVRL
- the pyrF gene encoding orotidine-5'-phosphate decarboxylase, with amino-acid sequence MVNFADQVAEKIEKTGPLVVGLDPHFALLPPFLLKKWFQEEKSLETLSLCVKDFNLAFLEALAGEVGFVKIQMAFYEALGVSGMMVLKETIEKAKSSDFIVILDGKRNDIASSAETYAQGYLSTIQVGQDVFPSFWGIDALTVNPYLGEDGLRPFVQEAEKSGKGIFVLVRTSNPSAAFLQDEGKEEKIFVKVASLVWELGRDSIGRSGRSSMGIVVGATYPEDVRFLRERFPGLLFLIPGIGTQKGDLESLPFAFGRDGRGALVNVSRDILFAFRERQDPEGFNFVAEGKKRAQFYQRKFREFMER